The following are encoded together in the Candidatus Methylomirabilis oxygeniifera genome:
- the aspS gene encoding Aspartyl-tRNA synthetase / asparaginyl-tRNA synthetase (Aspartate-/asparagine-tRNA ligase) (AspRS) (Evidence 2b : Function of strongly homologous gene; Product type e : enzyme), translating to MSASVGRLKRTGHCGLLRSPDVGKSVVLMGWVHRRRDHGGLVFIDLRDREGITQTVFNPEFHPEAHEVARRMRAEFVVAISGRVQLRPPGTENTLLPTGAIEIVAEEAQILNEAKPPVFPIEEQTDVAEEIRLTYRYLDLRRPSMLYNLRLRHKVTQAAHSYLDRHGFIEVETPMLTRSTPEGARDYLVPSRLNPGEFYALPQSPQLFKQLLMVAGIDRYYQIVKCFRDEDLRADRQPEFTQIDLEMSFVDRDDVLEVTEGLVVALFEAAGKSSLPRPFPRLTYAEAIDRFGLDTPDTRFGMELADLTELLCGVEAKAFAEPIAQGGVVRGMNVKGCGAFSRTQIDGLVDYAKGVGAKGLAWFKVSADGLQSPLAKFLGPIILERLAERLKGEEGDLLLLVADQAKTAAETLGRLRVKLGHELKLIDESALAVTWVIDFPLLEYDREQGRWQAMHHPFTAPMDEDLPLFDTDPGRIRAKAYDLVVNGQELGGGSIRIHRRDVQSRMFAALGIGAEEARAKFGFLMDALEYGAPPHGGLAFGFDRVIALLAGAASIRDVIAFPKTQKAVDLMTQAPSPVDARQLRELSIKLDLD from the coding sequence ATGAGCGCGAGCGTGGGGCGCCTCAAACGGACGGGGCACTGCGGTCTGTTGCGATCGCCTGATGTGGGGAAGTCTGTTGTGCTGATGGGCTGGGTGCATCGGCGACGTGACCATGGCGGCCTCGTCTTTATCGATCTTCGGGATCGCGAAGGGATTACCCAGACGGTCTTTAACCCCGAGTTTCATCCGGAGGCCCACGAGGTGGCCCGACGGATGCGTGCCGAATTTGTGGTAGCGATCAGCGGCAGGGTTCAGCTACGTCCGCCGGGAACCGAGAATACTCTGCTGCCCACCGGGGCGATTGAGATCGTTGCGGAAGAGGCGCAGATTCTGAACGAAGCCAAGCCGCCGGTCTTCCCGATTGAGGAGCAGACAGATGTGGCTGAGGAGATTCGGCTGACATATCGATACTTGGATCTCCGTCGCCCGTCGATGCTGTACAATCTGCGCCTGCGTCACAAGGTGACCCAGGCGGCCCACAGCTATCTGGACCGACACGGATTTATAGAGGTAGAAACCCCTATGCTGACCCGGAGTACGCCGGAAGGGGCCAGAGACTATCTCGTGCCAAGCCGACTGAACCCCGGGGAGTTCTACGCCCTGCCGCAGTCGCCCCAGCTCTTCAAGCAGCTTCTCATGGTCGCGGGGATCGATCGGTACTATCAGATCGTCAAATGCTTTCGGGATGAGGATCTGCGAGCCGACCGGCAACCGGAGTTTACGCAGATCGACCTTGAGATGTCGTTTGTCGATCGGGACGATGTGCTCGAGGTAACGGAAGGGCTGGTAGTGGCGCTCTTTGAAGCGGCCGGCAAATCTTCTCTGCCCCGGCCCTTCCCGCGACTGACGTATGCCGAGGCGATCGACCGGTTCGGTCTCGATACGCCGGACACTCGATTCGGGATGGAGCTTGCCGATCTGACCGAGCTATTGTGCGGGGTCGAGGCTAAGGCGTTCGCCGAGCCGATTGCGCAAGGCGGTGTGGTGAGGGGGATGAACGTTAAAGGGTGCGGCGCATTCTCCAGGACGCAGATCGATGGACTGGTCGACTACGCCAAGGGAGTTGGAGCGAAAGGCCTGGCCTGGTTCAAGGTGTCCGCGGATGGGCTTCAATCGCCGTTGGCCAAATTCCTCGGGCCGATCATCCTCGAACGCCTGGCTGAGCGACTGAAAGGGGAGGAGGGGGATCTGCTGTTGCTGGTCGCTGATCAGGCCAAGACGGCGGCTGAGACACTGGGTCGTCTTCGAGTGAAATTGGGCCACGAACTGAAGCTGATCGACGAGAGCGCGCTGGCGGTCACGTGGGTCATCGACTTCCCGCTCCTTGAATATGATCGCGAGCAAGGGCGGTGGCAGGCGATGCATCACCCCTTTACGGCGCCGATGGACGAGGATCTGCCGCTCTTTGACACCGATCCCGGACGAATCCGCGCCAAGGCCTATGACCTGGTTGTCAACGGGCAGGAGCTGGGTGGTGGCAGCATCAGGATCCACCGCCGGGACGTGCAGAGCCGGATGTTCGCCGCGCTGGGAATCGGCGCGGAAGAGGCAAGGGCGAAGTTCGGGTTTCTCATGGACGCACTCGAGTACGGCGCTCCACCCCATGGCGGGCTGGCCTTCGGGTTCGATCGAGTCATCGCGCTGCTCGCGGGGGCTGCCTCGATCCGGGATGTTATCGCCTTCCCCAAGACCCAAAAAGCGGTGGACCTGATGACGCAAGCCCCCTCGCCGGTCGACGCAAGGCAGTTGAGGGAGCTGAGCATCAAATTGGATCTGGACTGA
- a CDS encoding putative phosphate starvation-inducible protein, PhoH-like protein (Evidence 3 : Function proposed based on presence of conserved amino acid motif, structural feature or limited homology; PubMedId : 8444794; Product type pt : putative transporter), with translation MIREQIRPEKKVSLPIGEEIQQLFGRKDEVRKLIEEALQVKLVARDGLVSIQGEAADVTVGEQVVSELISQLTRGERVTPQDVKLVLRLFMRKDEEEFKRIQGEVIEVSSKKRPVRPKGPGQRWYIEAIRHHDIVFAIGPAGTGKTYLAMAMAVSALLKHEVNRIILTRPAVEAGEKLGFLPGTLYEKINPYLRPLYDALYDMIEMERVTRLIEMGTIEIAPLAFMRGRTLNDSFIVLDEAQNTTSEQMKMFLTRLGFGSKTVITGDITQIDLPAGRLSGLIEVQRILKGIEGIKFAYLGEEDVVRHELVQQIVRAYEAYQTSTLPTEGR, from the coding sequence ATGATAAGGGAGCAGATTCGACCGGAAAAGAAGGTCTCCCTGCCTATCGGGGAAGAGATCCAACAACTGTTTGGGCGTAAGGATGAGGTCAGGAAGCTCATCGAAGAGGCGTTACAGGTCAAGTTGGTTGCGCGAGACGGCCTCGTCAGCATCCAGGGCGAGGCGGCAGATGTGACGGTGGGGGAGCAGGTTGTATCGGAGCTGATCTCACAACTGACGCGCGGCGAGCGCGTGACACCGCAGGACGTCAAACTGGTCCTTCGGCTCTTTATGAGGAAAGACGAGGAGGAGTTCAAGCGAATCCAGGGTGAGGTGATCGAGGTTTCGTCAAAAAAGCGGCCGGTCCGGCCAAAAGGTCCCGGCCAGCGATGGTACATCGAGGCAATCCGCCATCACGACATTGTCTTCGCCATCGGGCCGGCCGGGACCGGCAAGACCTATCTGGCGATGGCGATGGCTGTGTCGGCGCTCTTAAAACACGAGGTCAATCGGATTATCCTGACCAGGCCCGCCGTAGAAGCGGGGGAAAAATTAGGTTTTCTTCCCGGCACGCTCTACGAAAAGATTAACCCCTACCTTCGACCCCTGTACGATGCGCTCTACGATATGATCGAGATGGAGCGTGTTACCCGTCTGATTGAGATGGGCACCATCGAGATCGCCCCGCTGGCCTTCATGCGAGGCCGGACTCTGAACGATTCATTCATCGTGCTGGACGAGGCCCAGAATACGACCTCAGAGCAGATGAAGATGTTTCTGACGCGCCTGGGTTTCGGCTCAAAGACCGTCATTACGGGGGATATTACCCAGATCGACCTGCCCGCCGGCCGACTGTCCGGCCTGATCGAGGTGCAGCGTATTCTGAAGGGGATCGAGGGGATTAAATTCGCCTATCTCGGCGAGGAGGACGTGGTGCGACACGAGTTGGTACAGCAAATTGTCAGAGCGTACGAGGCGTACCAGACCTCCACGTTACCAACTGAGGGGCGATAG
- a CDS encoding membrane protein of unknown function (Evidence 5 : No homology to any previously reported sequences), giving the protein MAPHRNGSTTVADERSPAARRLLGAPRVISSWFHWATGRLERHPGAFYTLCSLTILAIILVIASSAALPSGILPLLGICLLVGFLLGSLYLYIWTLQPKPLRQPKNLFLLTSVILLTVAVTRSFFFFLPSVHQALPNVPASAIEYSIPVAIGGLLLAILFSSRLAFAGALAISILTSLLAADGFRFFLYSLVSSLAAIFALVGRKDRAILLKAGMAVGLANLYSVLAWSLLSGSMEQLGFHLLCGLVGGLFVAILSLGLLPLFEYLFEVATDFRLLELCNLNHPLLKEMILKAPGTYHHSVMVGTLAEAAAEAIGANTMLCRVGAYYHDIGKITKPSFFVENQQNVKSRHEKLGPNLSSLVIVSHVKTGIELGRTYGLPPAVLEMIPQHHGTRLTLFFYQKAKDTEESDQGEVHEERFRYPGPKPQTKEAAILMLADAVEAASRTLTEPTPGRFQTLVAKIVNAVFVDGQLRECELTFSELRLIEESFVRILCGIYHRRVEYPGFAFEESVGRRGANGDAGHKPTKEDQARHELSKKGRADHPRQSRG; this is encoded by the coding sequence ATGGCGCCCCACAGGAACGGCAGCACCACCGTGGCCGATGAGCGGTCGCCGGCTGCGCGTCGTCTGTTGGGCGCTCCGCGCGTGATCTCTTCGTGGTTTCATTGGGCCACGGGGCGCCTCGAACGCCATCCTGGTGCGTTCTATACGCTCTGCAGCCTGACGATTCTCGCGATCATTCTCGTCATCGCATCGTCCGCGGCGCTTCCGTCCGGCATCCTTCCGCTCCTTGGGATCTGCCTGCTGGTCGGCTTCCTGCTGGGGAGCCTCTACCTGTACATTTGGACGCTCCAGCCCAAACCGCTGCGACAGCCGAAGAACCTATTTTTGCTGACTTCGGTGATCTTGTTGACGGTTGCCGTCACCCGTTCCTTTTTCTTCTTTCTTCCCTCGGTTCATCAGGCGCTCCCCAATGTGCCTGCAAGCGCCATCGAATACTCGATCCCTGTCGCCATTGGGGGCCTGCTCCTTGCGATCCTGTTCAGCAGCCGCCTGGCGTTTGCGGGCGCTCTTGCCATCAGCATTCTGACCTCTCTCCTGGCGGCGGACGGGTTCCGCTTCTTCCTGTACAGCCTTGTGAGCAGCCTTGCGGCGATCTTCGCCCTTGTTGGGCGCAAAGATCGGGCGATCCTGCTCAAGGCTGGGATGGCTGTCGGGTTAGCCAACCTCTACTCCGTCCTTGCATGGTCATTGCTCTCGGGATCCATGGAGCAGCTTGGCTTTCATCTGCTGTGCGGTCTGGTCGGTGGACTGTTTGTTGCGATTCTGTCACTGGGCCTGCTTCCCCTCTTCGAATACCTGTTCGAGGTGGCGACCGATTTTCGATTGTTGGAACTGTGCAACCTGAACCATCCGCTTCTGAAAGAGATGATACTCAAGGCCCCTGGAACCTACCACCACAGTGTTATGGTGGGCACCTTGGCCGAGGCGGCCGCTGAGGCGATCGGTGCGAATACCATGCTGTGCCGGGTAGGCGCCTACTACCACGACATCGGAAAGATCACCAAGCCGTCGTTCTTCGTTGAAAATCAGCAGAATGTGAAGAGTCGCCATGAAAAGCTTGGTCCGAACCTGAGCAGTTTAGTCATCGTGTCCCACGTCAAGACGGGCATTGAGCTGGGCAGGACCTACGGTCTGCCGCCGGCGGTGCTGGAGATGATTCCCCAGCACCACGGTACCAGACTGACCCTTTTCTTTTACCAGAAAGCCAAGGACACAGAAGAAAGCGACCAGGGCGAGGTCCACGAAGAGAGGTTCCGATATCCCGGGCCAAAACCTCAAACCAAAGAAGCGGCTATTCTGATGCTGGCAGATGCCGTCGAGGCAGCGTCGCGGACGCTGACCGAGCCTACACCCGGACGGTTCCAGACGCTGGTCGCGAAGATTGTCAATGCCGTGTTTGTAGATGGGCAGCTTCGCGAGTGCGAGTTGACCTTCAGCGAGCTTCGCCTCATCGAGGAGAGCTTTGTTCGGATTCTGTGCGGTATCTATCACCGACGGGTAGAATATCCCGGGTTTGCCTTTGAGGAGTCTGTTGGTAGAAGGGGCGCGAATGGGGATGCAGGTCACAAACCGACAAAGGAAGATCAGGCTCGACACGAGCTTTCTAAAAAAGGTCGGGCAGACCACCCTCGCCAGAGCAGGGGTTGA
- a CDS encoding conserved protein of unknown function (Evidence 4 : Homologs of previously reported genes of unknown function) translates to MQVTNRQRKIRLDTSFLKKVGQTTLARAGVDQAECGLVLVGDRTIARLNRQYRGKATSTDVLSFPMREGSFASLSPHLLGDVVISAETADRQAKAAGRTLRDELTALLIHGILHLLGYDHQMPSEARRMKRLERQFGLLFIEAEGR, encoded by the coding sequence ATGCAGGTCACAAACCGACAAAGGAAGATCAGGCTCGACACGAGCTTTCTAAAAAAGGTCGGGCAGACCACCCTCGCCAGAGCAGGGGTTGATCAGGCCGAGTGCGGGCTGGTGTTGGTGGGCGACCGGACCATAGCCCGCCTAAACCGGCAGTATCGGGGGAAGGCGACAAGTACGGATGTCCTTTCGTTTCCGATGCGGGAGGGATCGTTTGCATCGCTCTCGCCGCATCTGCTCGGGGACGTGGTGATCTCGGCTGAAACAGCCGATCGACAGGCCAAAGCGGCGGGTCGCACGCTTCGTGACGAGTTGACTGCGCTGCTGATCCATGGCATTCTTCATCTCCTTGGCTACGACCATCAGATGCCGTCAGAGGCGCGGAGGATGAAACGCCTGGAGCGACAGTTCGGCCTCCTGTTCATTGAGGCCGAAGGCAGGTAA
- a CDS encoding putative Diacylglycerol kinase (Evidence 3 : Function proposed based on presence of conserved amino acid motif, structural feature or limited homology; Product type pe : putative enzyme), producing the protein MEGSSHPFRCALKGVEDAISTQRHLRAHIVVAGFVALFGLLLELPHVDLVLLLMAIALVIITELLNTAVELTVDLVSPTFHPIAGRAKDIAAGAVLIAALVAATVGIIVLAPPLFGALTTRPLSAKSALLVATTLGLVGSIIAALLPRSSSSKRDQLLTVSKKLNTDH; encoded by the coding sequence GTGGAAGGCTCGTCACATCCGTTTCGCTGTGCGTTGAAAGGGGTCGAAGACGCGATCTCCACACAACGCCACCTGCGCGCTCACATCGTCGTGGCCGGGTTCGTCGCGCTGTTCGGGCTGTTGCTGGAGTTGCCGCATGTCGATCTGGTGCTGCTGCTCATGGCCATTGCGCTTGTTATCATCACAGAACTGCTGAATACTGCAGTGGAGTTGACCGTGGATCTTGTATCGCCGACCTTTCACCCGATCGCCGGACGGGCAAAGGACATTGCCGCCGGCGCGGTGCTGATCGCCGCGTTGGTTGCGGCTACCGTCGGTATTATCGTACTTGCGCCCCCTTTGTTCGGCGCGCTCACCACACGTCCGCTTTCAGCGAAGTCAGCTCTGCTGGTGGCGACCACCCTCGGGCTGGTCGGAAGCATTATTGCTGCACTCTTGCCACGTTCTTCCAGCTCGAAGCGCGACCAGCTTTTAACTGTCAGCAAGAAGTTGAATACTGACCACTGA
- the era gene encoding GTP-binding protein (era) (Evidence 2a : Function of homologous gene experimentally demonstrated in an other organism; PubMedId : 10411886; Product type f : factor), giving the protein MDMTNDKSGFVAIIGRPNVGKSTLMNRLLGQKVSIVSPRPQTTRTKIMGIRSLPGAQLIFLDTPGIDKSGGYFHRLMVKTATNSLEGADLILWIVEAPDPLSQGDKLILEILKRVTSPILLAVNKVDLVQKESLLPTIDRFRSLLPFAEIVPISATKGDNVALLESLLVQYLPEGPPLYPPDQLTDQPDRFIIAELIRERVFRSVYQEVPYAVAVLVEKVRTREGRALTDVEATIYVEKDSQKAIIIGRGGAMLKRIGELVRPEIERLLGTQVFLKLWVKVRSDWQKDDEALRRLGYLQQ; this is encoded by the coding sequence ATGGACATGACCAACGATAAATCAGGTTTTGTAGCGATTATTGGCCGCCCCAACGTCGGCAAATCGACCCTCATGAACCGTCTGCTGGGACAGAAGGTGTCGATCGTCTCTCCCAGGCCGCAGACGACCAGAACCAAAATTATGGGGATCAGGAGCCTGCCCGGAGCGCAATTGATCTTCCTGGATACGCCTGGGATCGATAAGTCGGGCGGCTATTTTCACCGGTTGATGGTGAAAACAGCCACAAACAGTCTGGAAGGGGCAGACCTGATCCTCTGGATAGTGGAAGCTCCCGATCCGCTCTCTCAGGGTGACAAACTGATCCTGGAGATTCTGAAGCGGGTCACGTCTCCGATCCTGCTCGCCGTCAATAAGGTCGATCTCGTTCAGAAAGAAAGCCTGTTGCCCACAATCGATCGCTTCCGGTCGCTGCTGCCGTTTGCCGAGATCGTACCGATCTCCGCTACGAAAGGCGACAACGTTGCGCTTCTCGAGTCGCTGCTGGTCCAATATCTCCCGGAGGGACCACCGCTGTACCCCCCTGATCAGTTGACCGACCAGCCAGATCGTTTCATCATCGCCGAGCTGATCCGAGAGCGGGTCTTCCGCTCGGTCTATCAGGAGGTGCCGTATGCGGTGGCCGTGTTGGTAGAAAAGGTCAGAACACGGGAAGGGCGAGCGCTGACCGACGTCGAGGCAACCATTTATGTCGAGAAGGACTCACAGAAGGCGATCATCATCGGACGCGGGGGCGCCATGCTCAAGCGAATCGGGGAGCTGGTCAGGCCGGAGATCGAGAGGCTGCTCGGCACCCAGGTGTTTCTGAAGCTGTGGGTCAAGGTTCGCAGCGACTGGCAGAAGGATGATGAGGCGCTAAGGCGGCTCGGCTATCTGCAACAGTAG
- a CDS encoding putative DNA repair protein recO (Recombination protein O) (Evidence 3 : Function proposed based on presence of conserved amino acid motif, structural feature or limited homology), which translates to MPLQTTEAIVIGGHNLGEADRIIPFFTRKLGKVRAVARGARRVRSRYGGTLELFTLGQLVFFESPNRTLHKINEFSVMEPFAGLKADLGRLGRGAYLVELAGASVEDEEPNEEIFLLLRDALTLLVLYDDPRLVRSFEIRLLRIVGYLLELYRCLVCRSVLEQGAASAISPTRGGLVCLKCLPRAPDHMSISPESLDFLRSALHGGLEQSLASPLSHPHTTNLQEVLKVCITHFFGKRLRSVAFMSLVE; encoded by the coding sequence ATGCCCCTACAGACAACCGAAGCGATTGTGATCGGCGGACACAATCTTGGCGAGGCCGACCGGATTATTCCGTTCTTCACGAGGAAGTTGGGGAAGGTCAGGGCAGTGGCTCGTGGGGCCAGGCGGGTTCGCAGCCGATATGGCGGGACCCTCGAGTTGTTCACGCTCGGTCAGCTTGTCTTTTTCGAGTCGCCCAACCGGACTCTCCACAAGATCAACGAGTTCTCGGTCATGGAGCCGTTTGCTGGGCTCAAAGCCGATCTGGGGAGGCTGGGCCGGGGGGCCTACCTCGTAGAGCTGGCGGGCGCATCTGTCGAGGATGAGGAGCCGAACGAGGAGATCTTTCTCTTGCTGCGGGATGCCCTGACGCTGCTCGTCTTATATGATGACCCGCGCCTCGTCAGGTCGTTTGAGATCCGCCTCCTCAGGATTGTCGGATACCTTTTGGAACTCTATCGCTGCCTGGTGTGCCGGTCCGTGCTGGAGCAAGGCGCTGCATCCGCCATCAGCCCGACTCGCGGTGGACTGGTCTGCCTCAAGTGTCTTCCGCGGGCGCCGGACCATATGTCCATCTCTCCGGAATCATTGGACTTTCTGCGATCAGCTTTGCATGGCGGGCTGGAACAGTCACTGGCCTCGCCTCTTTCTCATCCGCACACGACCAACCTTCAAGAGGTCTTGAAAGTCTGTATCACCCACTTCTTCGGCAAACGACTTCGGTCTGTGGCATTCATGAGTCTCGTTGAATAG